GGGGCAACAGCATGCTGATTGATCCTTGGGGTATTATCTTAGCCAACCTCCCTGAGGGGGAGGGCTTTATTTCTGGGGTTTTGTGCAAAGATAAATTAAACGAGGTACGCTCTAAGTTACCCGCACTTGCGCATCGCAAGCTTTAAAGAAAGATCTGCTGAACCACATGAATGCACCAGAAGCGCTATTTCCTGCCAATTGGACTAAATCTAAAAAGCAAGCAGACCTCATCAAATTAGCCAAATCTATTTTGCTCGAACCAACAGGCTTATCCGAGCAAGACTTGCACGGCACCTTCGGCAACTTATTTGCCCATCGCCTTGATGATGCAGACCTCTACTTCCAACATACTCGTAGTGAGAGCTGGAGTCTTGAAGAAGGCATCGTTAAATCCGGCAGCTTTAATATTGATCAAGGCGTCGGTGTGCGCGCTATCTATGGCGATAAAACAGCTTTTGCTTATTCGGATGAAATTAATTTAGAAGCTTTAAATAAAGCAGCCAAAGCTACTCGAGTAATTGGGCCCGAGGGTGGCAAGCAGACGGTTGCAAGCAAACTATTTAACCCCGTATCTAATAAACTCTACTCGGACGTCAATCCTTTAGACTCTCTTCAGCCGAAAGAAAAAATTGCGTTACTAGAAAGTATTGAGCGCCGTGCTAAAGCACGTGATCCGCGCATTATTCAAGTAATGGCCAGTCTGGCTGGAGAATTTGATGTCGTATTGGTTGTGCGAGCAGATGGCTTGCTAGCTGCAGATGTTCGCCCGCTAGTGCGCGTTTCAGTACACGTGATTGCGGAACAGAATGGTCGACGTGAATCAGGTTCGTCTGGCGGCGGTGCACGTCATGACTATCTTTACTTTAACGAAGAACTTATTAATCGTTACGTCGATGAAGCTGTTGACGGAGCCCTAGTTAACCTCGAATCTCGCCCAGCACCTGCTGGCCCAATGACAGTAGTCATGGGACCGGGCTGGCCTGGCGTTCTATTGCATGAGGCGGTTGGTCATGGTCTCGAGGGCGACTTTAATCGCAAAGGATCCTCTGCTTTTGCTGGTCGGATTGGACAGCGTGTTGCAGCTAAAG
This region of Polynucleobacter sp. JS-JIR-II-50 genomic DNA includes:
- the tldD gene encoding metalloprotease TldD translates to MNAPEALFPANWTKSKKQADLIKLAKSILLEPTGLSEQDLHGTFGNLFAHRLDDADLYFQHTRSESWSLEEGIVKSGSFNIDQGVGVRAIYGDKTAFAYSDEINLEALNKAAKATRVIGPEGGKQTVASKLFNPVSNKLYSDVNPLDSLQPKEKIALLESIERRAKARDPRIIQVMASLAGEFDVVLVVRADGLLAADVRPLVRVSVHVIAEQNGRRESGSSGGGARHDYLYFNEELINRYVDEAVDGALVNLESRPAPAGPMTVVMGPGWPGVLLHEAVGHGLEGDFNRKGSSAFAGRIGQRVAAKGVTVVDDGTLSGRRGSLNIDDEGTPTQCTTLIEDGILKGYIQDSLNARLMNMPLTGNGRRESFASLPMPRMTNTYMLAGKDDPQEIVASIKRGLYAVNFGGGQVDITSGKFVFSASEAYWVENGKIQYPVKGATIIGSGPESLKQVSMIGNDLKLDGGVGVCGKEGQSVPVGVGQPTLRIDSLTVGGTA